The uncultured Campylobacter sp. DNA segment AAATTTAGCTTTTGGCTGGATGCCGAATTACGTGCGGCTTTGAGCGGACGAACAAAAACAAGGGAGATAGCATGACGAGAATTTTTAGTTTGCTTTCGGTTGTCGCCTGTTGGGCCTTCGCTATCGAGGCGAGTCCTAGCACCAACCAGTATCAGAGCAATGTCTGGGCTGCCGGTAGAATCGAAAACATCAAGCCTTACGAAGACGGTTTGGGACCGATTTTTACGTTTATTCAGGGTAACGACTACTTCGCTATAGCCGTTTTGTCGCTGATTTTAGCCGTGATTGGGGCATTTGCTTTGCACTTTTTGATTATCGGTCCGAAGCATTTTAGCCACGACGGGAACAAAGTCTATGCATTTAGCGTAATAGAGCGCGTAGCTCACGGACTAGCCGCGATCTCGTGGATAGTGCTGGTACCGACCGGTATCATCATGATGTGGGGCGCGGAGCTTGGCGGCGGAGCTTTCGTTAGATTTTGTAAAAACATCCACGGGTTAGCTACTATTATATTTGCGGTATCCGTACTGCCGATGCTGATAGCTTGGACGAAAAGAATGCTACCGACGATCTACGACATCAGATGGATGCTTATTGTAGGCGGGTATCTCTCAAAAGTTAAACGACCGGTGCCTGCAGGTAAATTTAACGCCGGTCAAAAAGCATGGTACTGGGTCGCTATTCCAGGCGGTATCGTGATGATACTAACCGGCGCAGCGATGTTCTTCTTAGATTTTAAAACGCCTGACGTCGCTACTTGGCTAGGCGTACCGCAAATCGAAGTTTTAAGAGCTTCTGCGCTTATTCACAACGTACTTGGTATAGTTTGCGCCGTATTTTTCCTGGTACACATATACATGGCGGCTATCGCGATACACGGCGCTATCTGGTCTATGGTAACGGGATATA contains these protein-coding regions:
- a CDS encoding formate dehydrogenase subunit gamma; translation: MTRIFSLLSVVACWAFAIEASPSTNQYQSNVWAAGRIENIKPYEDGLGPIFTFIQGNDYFAIAVLSLILAVIGAFALHFLIIGPKHFSHDGNKVYAFSVIERVAHGLAAISWIVLVPTGIIMMWGAELGGGAFVRFCKNIHGLATIIFAVSVLPMLIAWTKRMLPTIYDIRWMLIVGGYLSKVKRPVPAGKFNAGQKAWYWVAIPGGIVMILTGAAMFFLDFKTPDVATWLGVPQIEVLRASALIHNVLGIVCAVFFLVHIYMAAIAIHGAIWSMVTGYKEEEEVYVLHHYWYQELISKNKIPVSEYEKTYAKLK